A region from the Paludicola sp. MB14-C6 genome encodes:
- a CDS encoding DUF3006 domain-containing protein, whose amino-acid sequence MQVIIDRFEGNFAIVELDNKTTVDMPKCLLPDDALEGDVIIIEIDKGETAKRLANIKKLEQLLWED is encoded by the coding sequence ATGCAAGTTATCATAGATCGTTTTGAAGGTAATTTTGCAATAGTTGAATTAGATAATAAAACAACTGTTGATATGCCTAAATGTCTTTTGCCTGATGATGCGCTAGAGGGAGATGTCATAATAATAGAGATTGACAAAGGGGAAACTGCTAAAAGATTGGCAAATATAAAGAAACTTGAACAATTGCTTTGGGAAGATTAA
- a CDS encoding ComEC/Rec2 family competence protein, whose product MKKIFALFLTILLVTTVGCTSDLENNNQSDSSQTLLSSDVAVSSEEASSSGIVSIKQDITTLQPLKAHFLDVGQGDSIFIELPNKETMLIDAGNNADGNKIVNYIKNKGYSTLNYLVATHPHADHIGGMATVVESLGIGGIYMPRATTTTKTYETLLTTIQLKGLKIKTAKAGVSIINYGDLKIDIVAPNSDSYKDLNDYSAVLKLTYKNNSFLLTGDSETVSESEITANVKADVLKVGHHGSNSSTSNAFLSKVSPKYAVISVGKGNSYGHPTADTLTKLNKAGISIYRTDEVGTIIFTSDGAKITVDKNASSIKENAPPQTTTSSKITSSTGGKDYDDTPITNVGYIGNKNTKKFHLPTCSSLPAVQNQVTFSSRDEAIASGYIPCGRCKP is encoded by the coding sequence ATGAAAAAAATATTTGCTCTTTTTTTAACAATCTTATTAGTGACCACAGTAGGTTGTACTTCAGATTTGGAGAATAACAATCAATCTGACAGTTCGCAAACTTTACTCAGTTCAGATGTTGCTGTTTCAAGTGAAGAAGCTTCATCAAGTGGAATTGTAAGTATTAAGCAAGATATAACAACCTTGCAACCTTTAAAAGCTCATTTTCTTGATGTCGGACAAGGAGATTCCATTTTTATTGAACTACCTAATAAAGAGACTATGCTTATAGATGCAGGTAATAATGCGGATGGAAATAAGATAGTTAACTATATTAAAAACAAAGGTTATAGTACATTAAATTATTTAGTAGCAACTCATCCTCATGCTGATCACATAGGTGGAATGGCTACTGTTGTAGAGTCACTAGGTATTGGCGGTATTTATATGCCAAGAGCCACCACTACAACAAAGACATACGAAACGTTATTAACTACAATTCAATTAAAAGGGTTAAAGATAAAGACCGCAAAAGCAGGAGTTTCAATTATAAATTATGGAGACTTGAAAATAGATATAGTTGCACCAAATTCGGACTCTTATAAAGATTTAAATGATTACTCTGCTGTTCTTAAACTCACATATAAGAACAACTCATTTTTATTAACCGGTGATTCAGAAACGGTATCTGAAAGTGAAATAACTGCTAATGTTAAGGCGGATGTTTTGAAGGTAGGACATCATGGTAGTAATTCGTCTACATCTAATGCTTTTTTAAGTAAAGTTTCACCAAAATATGCTGTAATAAGTGTGGGCAAAGGCAATAGCTATGGACATCCAACCGCTGATACCTTGACCAAGTTAAATAAAGCAGGTATAAGTATTTATAGAACTGATGAAGTGGGTACTATTATCTTCACGTCTGATGGTGCAAAGATTACAGTTGATAAAAATGCATCATCAATTAAAGAAAATGCACCACCCCAAACAACTACATCTTCAAAAATTACAAGTTCTACTGGTGGTAAAGATTATGATGATACACCAATTACCAATGTGGGTTATATAGGCAACAAAAACACAAAGAAATTCCACTTGCCAACTTGTAGCTCATTACCGGCAGTACAAAATCAAGTGACATTTAGCAGTAGAGATGAAGCAATAGCAAGTGGATACATTCCATGTGGCCGTTGTAAACCATAA
- a CDS encoding RNA ligase family protein, with the protein MNLFESRNIKPMLIAENVEPFNSHEHVFELKLDGCRCIAYLDKDEVDLRNKRNVKLLPKFPELSNINKQIKKRCILDGELIVMVEGKPNFYELQRRTLMSNKFKIELAYKQHPACFIAYDILYLDDRHITDLPLIERKKLLAKTINENGQIAISRYIEYNGIDLYKLTEHQKLEGIVAKLKDSRYYFGKRTHDWVKIKWLLDDDFVVCGYIEKESNMTSIVLGQYNKEGELTYKGHVTLGVRKNDLIKKGKTIDVSPFTFTPQGNENAIWLKPSLVCTVQWMPRENKGLNQAVFKGFRDDKPPHDCIVKDGRG; encoded by the coding sequence ATGAATTTATTCGAGTCTCGGAATATAAAGCCAATGTTAATTGCAGAGAATGTTGAACCATTTAATTCACATGAGCACGTATTTGAGTTAAAGCTTGATGGGTGTCGATGTATTGCATATCTAGATAAAGATGAAGTTGACTTAAGGAATAAAAGAAACGTTAAGTTGCTTCCAAAATTTCCTGAATTGTCGAACATTAACAAGCAAATAAAAAAACGCTGCATTTTAGACGGTGAGTTAATTGTAATGGTTGAAGGGAAACCTAACTTTTATGAATTACAAAGGCGTACATTAATGTCGAATAAGTTTAAGATTGAGTTAGCTTATAAACAACACCCAGCGTGCTTTATAGCTTACGATATTTTGTATTTAGATGATCGGCATATAACAGATTTACCATTGATAGAGCGTAAAAAATTACTTGCTAAAACTATAAATGAAAATGGGCAAATTGCGATATCAAGATATATCGAATATAACGGCATTGATTTATATAAACTAACTGAACACCAAAAGCTTGAGGGTATAGTAGCTAAATTAAAAGACAGTAGATATTATTTTGGAAAGAGGACTCATGATTGGGTTAAAATTAAATGGCTATTAGACGATGATTTTGTGGTCTGTGGTTACATTGAAAAAGAAAGTAATATGACAAGTATCGTTTTAGGGCAATACAATAAAGAAGGAGAATTAACATATAAAGGTCATGTTACATTAGGTGTGCGAAAAAATGATTTAATCAAAAAGGGAAAAACAATAGACGTTTCACCTTTTACCTTCACACCACAAGGCAATGAAAATGCGATATGGCTTAAGCCTAGCCTAGTTTGCACAGTACAATGGATGCCAAGAGAAAATAAAGGATTAAATCAAGCAGTATTTAAAGGTTTTCGAGATGATAAACCACCACACGATTGCATTGTTAAAGACGGTAGGGGATGA
- a CDS encoding Ku protein yields MAVANKTTIAFSLVSIPIAMYTANQDNDISFNQLHKEDNSRIKYKKTCGHCGKEITSQDIVKGYQYDDDKYVVVTEDDLEKIKTEKDKTIQILHFANLNQISPVYYDKTYHAIPEAGGDKAFELLRSALMAEQKIAIGKTVIGNHETLLAIIPREDGMLIQTMYYNDDIKDVPKTYNKPEISDTELQMAKTLIQSMDTPFNPEEYKDEYQIKLRELLEQKIAGKEIVQAKPEEQGKIIDIMEALQASIEKNTKTKPIKRTRKSKGVS; encoded by the coding sequence ATGGCTGTTGCAAATAAAACTACTATAGCGTTTAGTTTAGTGTCAATACCAATTGCTATGTATACTGCAAACCAGGATAATGATATAAGTTTTAATCAATTGCATAAAGAGGATAATAGCAGAATAAAGTACAAGAAAACTTGTGGACATTGTGGTAAAGAAATAACGAGTCAAGATATTGTAAAAGGCTATCAATATGATGATGACAAATACGTAGTTGTGACGGAAGACGATTTAGAAAAAATTAAAACTGAAAAAGATAAGACAATACAAATATTACATTTTGCAAATTTAAATCAAATAAGTCCAGTTTATTATGATAAAACTTATCATGCCATACCAGAAGCTGGCGGCGATAAAGCTTTTGAATTATTGCGATCTGCACTTATGGCTGAACAAAAAATTGCAATCGGTAAAACTGTAATAGGTAATCATGAAACATTGCTTGCTATAATTCCGAGAGAAGACGGAATGTTAATTCAAACGATGTATTATAATGACGATATTAAAGATGTGCCAAAAACCTACAATAAACCCGAAATATCAGATACAGAGTTACAAATGGCAAAGACACTCATTCAATCCATGGATACTCCTTTCAATCCAGAAGAATATAAGGATGAATATCAGATTAAATTGCGTGAACTCCTTGAGCAAAAGATTGCAGGAAAAGAGATTGTGCAAGCAAAGCCAGAGGAACAGGGAAAAATTATTGATATTATGGAAGCATTGCAAGCTAGTATTGAGAAAAACACTAAGACAAAGCCAATTAAACGAACACGTAAATCCAAAGGTGTATCATAA